The DNA window CCGTGACATGCACGTGGGCGTCGATGAGGCCCGGCACCACGTACGCGCCCGCGCCGTCGATCACCCGCGTCCCGTCGGGGGCGCGCAGGCCGGTGCCCGTCTCGGCGACGCGGCCGTCGGCGCAGCGCAGGTCGCCCTCGGCGTACTCGCCGGTCTCGACGTCGAGGACGCGGACGTTCCTCAGCAGCAGGCTCAACGGACGGCGTCCCGCAGGGCGGGGACGGCCAGCGGCGCCAGCTTCTCGGCCGCGGCGACGGACGCGTCGTCGTAGGCGCCCTCGGCGTCGAGCAGGTTGAGCACGCCGACGACCTCGTCGCCCTCCACCACCGGCACGTTGATGACCGCGCCGCAGCCCAGGCTCTCGATGAGGGCGTGGTCGGCGAAGATCCCGCGCACCGCGGCCCGGTCCGGCCCGAGGTACGGCCTGCGCCCCTCGATGCACGTGGCCAGCCAGCCCTGGGAGATCTCCACGCTCTTCTCCCCGCCCACCGGGTACTGCTCGGGGTGGCTGGTGTGCACCCGGCGCAGCGCCTGCCGCTCGGGTATCCAGGCCAGCACCGTGAACAGCCGCACGCCGACCTCGTCGCGCACGCGCTCCTGCAGCTCCTCGAACGTCATCCCGTCGCCTCCTTGTCGATCGCGCAGCAATTTATAGTGCATAACAGTGCAATTGCAATGGTCTTTGCAGATTGCTCGCGGGCGGAGGGCGTAGCATGATCGGCGGATCTGGAGGCCGGGGAAGAGGGAACTCGTGAGCGAGCGCGCCACCGACGATCTCGAAGGCTGGCTGCGGAGCCGCACCCCGGAGCGCGGGCTGCGCGGCAAGTCGGCCGCGGTGCTGGAGCTGCTGCTGTCGCAGCCGCGGCGGGCCTCGTACGGGTCGGCGGGGGAGCTCGCCCAGCTCGCCGGCGTCAACGTCGCCACCGTGACCCGCACCGCGCAGGCGCTCGGTTTCGCCGGCTGGCCCGCCCTGCAACAGGAGCTGCGCGCCCGCTACCTGTCCTCGCTCAGCGCCGGCCAGGTCGCCGCCGAGCACCGTGCCGGCCAGGTCACGGCCGAGCACCGCGTCGGCCAGGTTGCCGCCGAGCCCCGCGGCACCGGCTCGCCCGGCACGCGCTCGCTCCGCCGCGACCTCGACAACCTCGCCGTGCTCAACCGGCGGCTCGACGAGCGCGTGCTGGCCACGATCGCCGAGGCCGTCGCCGCCGCCCGGAGCACCACGATCGTCGCCGACGGCAGCTACGCCGCCGTCGGCCTGGCGCTCGCGCACAACGCCCGGCTCGCCGGCTACCCCGTGCGGGCCGTCACCGCCGGCTCCGAGCTGGCCAACGCCATGGCCGCCGTCGGCGAGGGCGACGTGCTCATCGCCGTCAGCTTCTGGCGGCTGTACGAGAACACGATCCTGGCCGCCAACGAGGCGCGGGCGCGCGGGGCGCGCGTCTTCGCCGTGACGGACGCGGCCAGCCCGGCACTGGCGGCCGCGGCCGAGGAGGTGGTGCTGGTGCCGGCCGAGGGGGAGGCGTTCTTCCCGTCGCTGACCGCCGGCATCGCCGTGGCGCAGGCGCTGGTCACCCAGCTCGCGGCGGTGGACCCGGCACGTACGGGGGCGGCGATCGAGGCCGCGGAATCCATGTGGACCCGCTTCGGCCTCCTCCACCGCCACCCGGCCCCGCCCGCCCTTTGACGCGGCGACGGGGTCAGAGCCAACTGGCGCGGAGGCTGGCGGCGGTGGTGGCCTCGTCGGGGGCGGCGGTGGCGCGGACGCGGTCCAGGAGCCGTCCGACGACCTCGACGATCTCCGGGGCACGTTCGCGCAGGCCGGTCACGTCGGCCGGGGTCGCCTCGCCCGGGTCGGCGCCGACCTCCTTCAGCACGCCCTCC is part of the Nonomuraea coxensis DSM 45129 genome and encodes:
- a CDS encoding GAF domain-containing protein, with the protein product MTFEELQERVRDEVGVRLFTVLAWIPERQALRRVHTSHPEQYPVGGEKSVEISQGWLATCIEGRRPYLGPDRAAVRGIFADHALIESLGCGAVINVPVVEGDEVVGVLNLLDAEGAYDDASVAAAEKLAPLAVPALRDAVR
- a CDS encoding MurR/RpiR family transcriptional regulator, yielding MSERATDDLEGWLRSRTPERGLRGKSAAVLELLLSQPRRASYGSAGELAQLAGVNVATVTRTAQALGFAGWPALQQELRARYLSSLSAGQVAAEHRAGQVTAEHRVGQVAAEPRGTGSPGTRSLRRDLDNLAVLNRRLDERVLATIAEAVAAARSTTIVADGSYAAVGLALAHNARLAGYPVRAVTAGSELANAMAAVGEGDVLIAVSFWRLYENTILAANEARARGARVFAVTDAASPALAAAAEEVVLVPAEGEAFFPSLTAGIAVAQALVTQLAAVDPARTGAAIEAAESMWTRFGLLHRHPAPPAL